CACCGGGTTCCGCCGCCCACCGGCGATCCGGCCGCGCCGCTGCAAGCCATGCTGTTCGATTCACACTACGACGATTACCGCGGCGCCATTGCTTACGTGCGGCTAATGCAAGGCACGGCCGAAAAAGGGCAAAAAATTCGCTTCCTCAAAGCCGAAGCCACGTACGAAGTTTTGGAGCTGGGCCAATTTGTGCCGGAACGCAAAGCGGTGGAAAAACTGGTGGCCGGCGAAGTCGGCTATTTGATCTGCAACATCAAAGATATCAAAGATATTCACATCGGCGACACCGTCACCATACCCGGCGACAACGCCGCGCCGGCGCTGCCGGGGTATCGTCCGCCACAGCGAATGGTTTACTGCGGATTGTATCCGTCCGATGGGGAAAACTTCGAGGAGCTGCGCGATGCACTTAGCAAGTTGGCCATCAATGATCCCAGTTTTGAATTCACGCCTGAAACCAGCGAGGCGCTCGGCTTTGGCTTCCGTTGCGGCTTCCTGGGTTTATTGCACATGGAAATTATTCAGCAGCGGCTGGAACAGGAGGCCGATTTAGATTTGGTGCAAACGGCGCCGAACGTGACGTACCAACTAACGACTCGCACCGGCGAGACGTTGGAAATTCACAACCCGCAAGATGTGCCCGATGCCGGCGAGATCGAGGAATTCCGCCAGCCCATGGTGCGCGTCAACTTTGTGCTGCCGGTGGAATATATTGGCCCGGTCATGCAGTTGTGCACCGATCGCCGCGGCACGTACAAACGGACCGAATATCTCGGCCCCACGCGGGCGATGATCACCTTCGACCTGCCGCTGGCCGAAGTCATCTACGATCTGCACGACAAGCTGAAAAGCGTAACCCGCGGTTATGGCACCATGGATTACGAACTGATTGGGTACGTGCCCGCCGATTTGGTGCGGATGGATATTTTGGTGGGCGGGAAGAAAGTGGATGCTTTATCCATCATTTGCGACCGGCGCGATGCAGACCGGCGCGGCCGGGCCATCGTGAAAAAGCTGCGGACCGAAATCGATCGGCACATGTTCGAAATCGCGCTGCAAGCGGCCATCGGCAGCCGCATTATTGCCCGTGAAACCATTTCTGCCATGCGCAAAAACGTGACCGCCAAATGCTACGGCGGCGACATCACCCGCAAGCGCAAGCTATGGGCCAAGCAGCGCGAGGGAAAGAAGCGGATGAAATCGATCGGCAGCGTCGACATTCCGCAAAAGGCGTTTTTGGCCGTGCTGGAATCGGGGGATAAGGAGTAAACCATGAGCAACTTTTGCTAGCCTTTCACACACTGTCGTGATACACTTTCGGTATGGCTATTCCATTAAGCGACGACTTTGCCAAGGCACTCGACGAGCAGGGAAATGTGCCGCTGCAAGCGGTGCACCCCGTTACTGGCAAGATGTTTTTTTTGGTCAGCGAAGACCTGTATCGCAGATTAAAACCGCTGTTCGAAGAAGAACCGCTGAGTGTTGAAGAACAACGATTTCAGCTTCAAGAATTGGGCCGGCGCGCCGGCTGGAACGATCCGGCCATGGACGCTTACGATCGATATGACGAACATCGCTCTTAGGCATGCCCATGAAGGTCCGCCGCGGTGATGTGGTGCTGGTCAATTATTTGTTCTCCGACCGAACTGGCTCTAAAGTGCGCCCCTGTTTGGTGGTGCAGAACGATGCCAACAATCGACGATTAAACGATACGATTGTGGCGGCCATTTCGAGCAATGTCGTCCGCGCTCAGTCCGAGCCGACACAACTGTTGATTAGCATTGCCACCAGCGACGGTGCACAGTCAGGCCTGCTATTCGATTCGGCCGTTCAATGCGGAAATTTGGTGACTGTCGACACGCAGTTCGTCATCCGAAAAATTGGCTCGTTGCCCGCTTCGATGATGGGCCACGTGGACAAATGTTTGAAAGTTTCGTTGGGCTTGTAGGAAAACTTCACTCAGCAGCGGAAAAGGCGGAAACGGATGAAATCGATCGGCAGCGTCGACATTCCGCAAAAGGCGTTTTTGGCGGTGCTGGAATCGAGCGAGAAAGAGTAAACGATCAAGCAGTGCGGTCATGAAGTGGTTTCAATTCAGCCTTGGTCGTCTGCTTGTCATCGTGTTCTTTCTCTGCATCGGATGCGGATTCGCGGTGGCGGCGTTTGCTAAATCGCCGTACGAGCCATTTCAAACGCAGTCGTTCATGGTGCTGCGATTCGTCTATTCGACGGTTGCCGCGGCGGCGTTTGGAGCCGCAGTGGGAACCATGCTGCGGAACACCTACAACGGATTTGCGATTGGCGTGTTCGCCGCGTTTTTGTTCTACCTGTTGGGCTTTGCCGGATTAATGTGGCGGGTCTTGTGAAGGGCTGGGAAAACCCGTAACTTACGAGATTCTATTTAGCTCGCCGGCGAATCAGTTGCTTACTGCCTGCTGCATACCGTCTACTGCCAATTGCCCATGCCCATTCGTTCTGCCAAACCGCCGGTACGCATGGCAATTATCGGGGCGGGGAAGGTGAGCGATTACCATCATGTGCCGGGCATCCGGCTGGATCCACGCGCCAAACTTGTCGCTGCCTGCGATGCCGATCCGAAATTACTGGAATCCCGCAAGCGAGAATGGGGTATCGACAAGACCACGACCGATTACCAAGCCATTTGCGCCGATCCGGAAATCGATGCCGTCATCATCGCCACGCCGAACTTCACGCATCGCCAGATTGCCCTGGCGACGGCCAAAGCGGGCAAGCACATCATGTGCGAAAAGCCGCTGGGGCTAAATGCGGCCGAAGTGAAAGAAATGTACACGGCTGCGCGCGATAACGGCGTGGTTCACATGACGGCTTTCACCTACCGCTTTGCCCCGGCCATGCGCTATTTGAGACAGCTCGTCAAAACCGGCGCACTAGGCACGCCGCGGCATTTTCGCAGTCAGCGATTCTTGGATTGGCCCGAGACGAGTTGGGCCTGGCGACAATATAAAGACAAAGCCGGCGCGGGCGATTTGTTCGACATGACGATTCACCGGATCGATTTTGCCATCGACTTGCTTGGCCCCCTCGACCGTGTGTGCGGAGCCGTGGCGCGATTTGCCGAGCGCACGAAAACCGTTAATGGCCAGCCGTGTGCGCCCTCGGATGTGGACGATTGGTCCAGTTTGTTGGGCGAATTTGCCTGCGGCGCCACCGGCGTCTGGGAAGGCACCACGCTAGCAAAAGGCTATGAACGCAATGGCTTTGGTCACGAATGGGCGGAAATCAACGGGTCGGAGGCCAGCGCCGTGTATCAACTGCACTTGCCCAATACAATTCTTTTGGGGAAAACTGGCAGCGACTTGGCGCCACAGCCGGTGCCGGCCGAGTTCCTGAAACCGGCAGACAGCCCGCGCGACCCGCGCCAAGGAGAACCAGCCACCGTGTTTCGTTACGATTTAATGTGGGAGTTTGTGTCGGCGATTGTCGAGGGGCGCGACGCCGTGCCGAGTTTTTACGACGGATTGAATTCGCAAATTGTGGCCGATGCGGTGTTGCAATCGCACGCGGAACGCCGCTGGATTGAGACGGCAATGGCGGAGAAGTGACCGGCCGGACAGCACCATCCCACTTCGTGTCGGGGCTAAACCGTAAACGAATTGAACAATATTATTCTAAACAACCGTCTACTGCCTACCGCGTACTACTTATCCGCACATGGCCGACGCTCCTGAACAAAACTTGAAAGCTCCGCTACGGCGGCTCGTTGGCGTGCAAGCGATTGCCACCGGAAGTTACGTGCCAGAGCTGGTGGTGCGGAATGAAGATTTGGCCCAGTATGGCTGCGATCCGGAGTGGATTTTGCAGCGGACCGGCATCCGCGAACGGCGTCATACACCGCCGGGCATGTGCACCAGCGATTTGGCTGTGGCGGCGGCGCGCAAAGCGATGGATCGCGCCGGCGTTTCAGCCAGCGACATCGATTTGCTGGTGCTGGGCACGTTTTCGCCCGACTTGCCGATTCCTTCCACTGCCTCCCAAGTGCAAAACAAACTCAAGCTGCGCTGCCCGGCGTTCGATGTTGCCGCTGCTTGTGCCGGGTTCACGTATGCCTTAGTCACCGGTGCGCAATTTGTCGCCACCGGTTGCAGTCGCTTGGCGATGGTGATTGGCGCCGACGCCAATTCCCGCGTCGTCCAACCGCAAGATAAAAAAACCTATCCACTATTTGGCGATGGTTCCGGCGCGGTGCTGCTGACTCGCGGCGAGGAGAATCAGGGCCTAATTGCCTATGCCATGGGTTCCGATGGCTCCGGCGAAGATTTGCTGTATATGAAGTCGGGCGGTTCGCGCAGTCCCGCCAGTGTGGAAACCGTGCAGCGCGGCGAGCACTTCATGCGGATGGAAGGCCGCAGCGTGTTCAAATGGGCCGTTAGGGTAATTGCGCGCTCGGTGCGCGACGTGTTAGATTTCGCCAAGCTTTCGACCGATGATATTGACCTCGTCGTGCTACATCAGGCGAACGTGCGGATTTTGGATGCTGCGGCGGAAGAATTAGGCATCGATCGCTGCAAAATGTTCGTCAACTTGGAAAAATACGGCAACACCTCCGCCGGCAGTATTCCGCTCGCGCTGGACGAAGCGGTTCAACAAGGTCGCGTTCGCCGCGGCAATAATATTTTGATGTGCGGCTTCGGCGCCGGCTTGGTGTGGGGCACCATTCTGTGGCGTTGGTGATGCCACAGGACACAACCGCTCCTCTGTCGAGTCGCGGCTAAACATTTTCATTTTTCAATTCGTCTACGTGTTCACCTATGTCGAAAATCAAACAACTTCCGCCGCGCAGCAAAGTGAAACCGTCCGATTGCTGGAATTTGGGCAGCTTATGCAAATCAGACGGGGCGTGGGAAACGTCGTTCAAAAAATGGGAGCGTGAAATTCCCGGTTATGAAAAATTCGCCGACCGCTTGGGAGAAAGCGCCAAATCGCTGGCCGAGTGCTTGGAGTTCGACATTCGCCTGGATTGCGAAGGAGAACGCCTGGGCACCTACGCTTTTTTGAAAACGGCCGAAGATACCGCCAACAGCACCTATCAACGGATGATCGGCCGGTACCGCAATGCGGCCAGCCGGGCTGGTCAGGCGGCGAGTTTTATTCGTCCGGAAATTATGGCCATCCCCACGGGCACCATGAAAAAGTTTCTGGCCGCCAAGGAATTAGCGCCGCATCGCGTCAGCTTGGAGCGGCTGCTGCGTTACAAGCCGCACACGCTGACCGCCGGTGAAGAAAAACTGCTGGCCATGCAGGCCGAAATGTCGGAGACGTCCAATAACGTGTTTCGCCAATTGGCCGATGCCGATTTGAAATTCGGTCTGGTGAAAAATGAAAAAGGTCAGCAGGTGGAGTTGAGCAACGCGACGTTCTCCGTGTTTTTGCATTCGCCCAAGCGCAATGTCCGCAAGGCGGCATTTCATCAGTACTATGCCCAGTACAAAGGACACGAAAACACGCTGGCGGCCGCCTTGGCCGGCTCAATGGAGCGCGATGTTTATTATGCCAAGGCCCGTGGCTACAAAAGCGCCTTGGGCGCCGCCCTGTTTCACGACAACATGCCGGCGAGCGTGTACGACAATTTGATCGCGGCCGTCCACAAGCACTTGCCGGCGTTGTACCGCTACGTCGATTTGCGACGGCGCAAAATGAAACTGCCCGACATCCATCATTACGATACCTATGTGCCGATTTTGAACGAACTGGAAAAACACCATACGTGGGACCAAGCGGTGAAAGTGATCCTCGAGTCGCTGGCGCCGCTGGGCAACGATTACTGCGGCGCGCTCAGTCGTGGCCTGAACAACGGCTGGTGCGACCGCTATCCCAACCAAGGCAAGCAAAGCGGTGGGTTTTCCTCGGGCACATTCACGGGCGATCCGTACATCATGATGAACTACCAGCCCGAGGTGCTCGATCACGTGTTTACGCTGACGCATGAAGCGGGCCACTCGATGCACAGTTATTACTCGGCCAAGCACCAGCCGTATCAGTATTACAACTACACCATTTTTGTGGCCGAAGTAGCCAGCACGTTCAACGAACAACTGCTGAGCCGCCACCTCAGGGAGAACGCCAAAAGCGATGATGAAAGGGCATTTCTCATCAATCGAGATATTGACGCCATTCGCGGTACCATTATCCGCCAAACCATGTTCGCTGAGTTCGAGAAAATCACCCATGCCACGGTCGAAGCCGGCGAGCCACTGACGGTGGAAAAATTCAAAGAGATTTACCGCGGGCTGCTCAAGTTGTACTTCGGCCCCGATTTTGTCATCGACGACGATTTGACGCTGGAGTTTTTCCGCATCCCGCATTTTTACCGAGCGTTTTACGTGTACAAATACGCCACCGGTTTGTCGGCGGCGATTGCGCTTTCGCAGCGGGTGGTGAACGGCGGCCAGCGCGAACTGGATGCCTACCTGGGGTTCCTCAAAGGAGGCTGCTCGGAATTCCCGCTCGATTTGCTCCGCGTTGCCGGCGTGGACATGGAAAAACCTGAACCCGTCGAAACAGCCCTCAAGCACTTCGGCAAGCTCGTCGACGAACTGGATGAATTGCTTTAACCACAGAGGCACGGAGTCACGAAGAAGATGACGTCAGACTTACGATTTGGGATTCGAGAAATTCGAAAAGCGATTTAGTGGTTGAAAATCATAAATCCTAAATTCAAAACGCTGGCCGCCCTGTGCCTCTGAGTCTCTGTGGTGAAATCTGCGATTCACAATGGCGTGATCCACACGAGCGGCTTACCGGCGTCATCGAGGCGAACTTCGGCTTTCAGTCCGGCCTGGAACAACACGCGATCTAAAATACGGCGGAAGTATGTTTTCCCGGCGGTCACTTTGACCGGTTTTTTCAAATCGATTCGCTTGCGCACCAAGCCGTTGTAATCGAACAAAAACGGAACGGCCAGTTTGGCTTGAATGGCATCGATCGCCGCGCCTGCCGAAAGCGAGCCGTCGGTTTCGACCGGCGTGAATTCGAACAGCTTGGGCACGACTTTCGATTCGTCGCGCTCCTCCGGCGGCCAACCAATGGGCCACATTTCGCCACTGGCTGTGGCTGTGGTCAATTTCAACTCCAGCCCATTGCGACCATTTCGGGGCAGCAGCGCACCACCGGCTGGCCGAGTCAGGGCCGCCAAAGCCGTGCCCAAGGAAAGACCCTGCAGTTCGTCGCGCACGGCATCATCGGCGGCCAGCGCCTTTTGAATCGGCAGATCGATGGTCAACGGCAGCGCCGACGCGGTTTGCAAGCGCTCGATTACTTTCTCCGGCCGCAACCCTTTGGTGGAAAAACCAATGGGGACGGCTAGCGCCTGTTTCACGTCGTCGAATTGCTTGGCCGACAGACCAAAGGCCGTGGATTGCCCGCCAGGCTTGCCGCCGCCGGCTGCCACTTGATCGAGCCATTGTTTGAGCTTGGCGGTGTCGGAAAGCGTAAATTGCCCACCGGGAGTGATTAATGCGCCATGGCTGTTTAATTGGGCCGTGACTTCATACACCGCCGTGTCGCCGGTTCCTTGCGTGGCGATTCCCATTTGGTCGCCATTTTCCAGTGCCCGAAAGCGTACGCTGCCCAAGCCCAAATCGCCGAGTACCTTCGTCCACTTTTGCGCCATCGTGTTGCCGGCCAATCCCGGCTCGAAAATCACTTCCATTTCAACATGTGGCTTGGCCAGGGCCAGCAGTGAGTCGCTACACGATAACAAACCGATCGCGGCGAAGAACCATGGAATGAACTTTCGATGCATGGGCTGCTTACTCACAAATCTTGTGCGTATTTCAAGCCACTTAAGCGGTCCGCGGGGCAGGTTCCAATTGCCGCTGCTGCTGGCCTCGAAGCGCGCGGGCGAAACCCTCGTAGAATTGTATCAAACGGTGGCGGACGTCCAAGTAAGATGGACGACCAATTTAGCAATCCAGGTGCGTGGCTACCTTTAGCAGGCCTGCTTGCAGCTTCGCCGCCGGGCAGCCAAGCCCAAGCCGACGCCACTTAGGCTCAGCAATAGTAGCGAAGCTGGCTCCGGTACCGCGATATACGTGACATCGACGTTAGAGTAGGTCGCTGCTCCGCCGCTGCTCGTGTTTTCCAAGAAGCCAATCGCATTGTAGGACAAAGTTGAAGCGGTGCTGTCTGTGGTGTTGCCAGAAAGCGAAATGAGGCTTCCCGTGTCAGCAAACGAATAAGCCACATTGACGCTGGTGGCACTTGCCATCGTCAGCGTTAGATTGAAGTTGTAGGTGGCAGCTGCGTTCAGCGATGCCGAGCCATTCGTCAAAATGGTGGTGGCGCCGGTCCCGCTAAACCAACCTCCCGTATTCGGGTTGGTGCGCCGGACAAGAATGGTATTTCCATTGTTGTTCACCAAATTTGCAATTTCTGCTCCGTAGCCGAGCCAACCCGTGATGGTGGCCCCACTCCATAAACCGCTAGCTAAGGTGCCAGTGGCATTGCCATTGGAATTCACTAACCAAAAACGAAACGAATCGTTGCCATTAATGCCGGCGGCCATTTGCACTTGACCGCTGAGAACAATCTCGTCTCCCACGTTTGTCAAAGTCAGCGTACTAGGCAACAAAGCGCGCGGAGTTAAGTTCCCCGTGGGAGTTGTAGTATTAAAAGTTCCAGCGCCAAGCGTGCCCGTGGTATCGTTCACGGTGCCGTTATTGTTGCCTGTCTCTGCACCCCAGCCACTAATCAACGTGGCTTGTGCCGATGCTGTGAAAGACACGACAGCAGCCGATAGAATGGCTAGCGAAAGAATTTTTGGCAGCTTCATAAGCGAATCCCCGATCGGAAAGGCGGTGCAAATCTAGGCGCATAAAAATTGCCTCTCTTCTCCAGTCCGCTCTGTTGCCCTTTGTCTAACCTCTTGCTCATAAATCTAGTTGAGTGTTACTACCGCGTCAACGATTTGAACAGAATCGTTTACGTTTTTTCCAAACTGCTTTCGGCCCGAGCGGCCATTTACGCACGTCGGTTGAGAAAAACGGGATCGCTGCACCTCTTAATCTTTTTCCATAATTGGGATGCAATATTGCCCCCTATTGCTCTGCACGAACATACGGCACAATAAGGGTTTGCGCCAATAATTAGTCGTTACCCTACCCTCGAGATTGGGCTTTTGCGCACGATTTGGCGGCGTGGTTCACAATTCGCAGCCGCCGACGTACCGCTTTAACGGAAGGAGCACTGCATGGCTCGTCCTGTGACGTTGTTTACCGGCCAATGGGCCGATCTGCCTTTGGAAACCATGACTCGCAAAGCGGGCGAGTTTGGCTACGACGGGCTGGAGCTGGCCTGCTGGGGAGATCATTTCGAAGTCGACAAGGCCGTGTCCGATTCCGGCTACTGCAAAAGGAAGCGCGAGCTGCTGGAAAAGAACGATTTACAACTGTTCGCTATTAGTTCGCACTTGGTGGGCCAGGCCGTGTGCGACAACATCGACGCGCGGCACAAAGCCATCCTGCCGCCGCACGTGTGGGGGGACGGAAATCCGGAAGCGGTGAACCGCCGGGCTGCCGACGAATTGAAAAATACCGCCAAGGCTGCGCAAAAATTGGGTGTGAGTGTGGTGAACGGTTTCACGGGCTCGTCGATTTGGCATTTGCTGTATTCGTTTCCGCCCACGCCGTCGGCGATGATCGACGATGGCTTCCAGCAATTTGCACAGCGCTGGAATCCCATTCTGGATGTATTTGCCGAGTGCGGCGTGCGATTTGCGCTGGAAGTGCATCCCACGGAAATTGCTTTCGATATTTACACTGCCCAGCGCGCGCTGCAAGCCATTGGCAAGCGCGAGGAGTTTGGCTTCAACTTCGATCCCAGCCATTTGCTGTGGCAAGGAATTGATCCGGTGGAATTTATTCGGGCGTTTCCCGATCGGATTTATCACGTGCATGTGAAAGACGCCATCACGCTGCTCGACGGCCGCACAGGAATTCTTGGAAGCCACTTGAACTTTGGCGATCCGCGGCGCGGCTGGGAATTCCGCTCGCCGGGACGAGGCGCCGTGAACTTTGAAGAAATTATTCGCGCGCTCAATCAGGCCGGTTACAACGGACCACTTTCGGTTGAATGGGAAGACAGTGGCATGGATCGCGAACACGGCGCGCGCGAGGCCTGCGAATTTGTGAAAAAGCTTGATTTCACACCCAGCAAGCTGCAATTCGACGCGGCGTTTGAAAAGAAGTAAGCAAATCTTTCGCGGATTAATGCACTTCGCCCGAGTGTTTCCCCGTTGGGCTAACTTTTGTCGTGCTTCAAGGGCAGAGTAAACTAGAAGTATGGAACAGATTCGTGCGATTCCTTCGGGCTGCCGATGCGGCGTGGCCGTTGTCGGTTTGCTGCTGGCGTTGTTTGCAGCGTTGAACTTAGCCGCTGCAGAGCCGACCGGCGACAAACTTTCTGCAGCCCGCGAGCAAATTTACACGGCGTATTCGGCGCAGCTCCGTGTTTTAGCCAATCAATGTGATGCACAAGGGTTGCCGAAGCAGGCGGAATTCACACGGCAATGGCTGCCCGAGCGCGATTCCACAATGCTCTACGTCTTCACGCTGCCGGCCAGTAGCGCAGCGCCGGCTTCGCTAGTGCAATCGTCGCTTGCCCAAAAGTGGTGGCAAAAGTTCATGGAAGCGCGCGCGGCCGAGGCGGAAAAACTGTTCTCGCTGGCACAAGCGGCTATGACGGCAAAGCAATATGCCCTGGCCTTTGAATTGGCACGCGAAACCGTGCGCGAAAATCCCGATCACGCAGCCGCCCGGCATGTGCTGGGCGATCGCAAAGCAGGCGACGGTTGGGTTTCGCCCGAGGCAGCCCGGCGGTTGGAAGCCGGCCAGGTGTGGAGCGAGCAGTTTGGTTGGTTGCCGGCCGAGCGGTTAAAGCAGTACCAAAGCGGCGAACGGTTTTATCGAGGCGAGTGGATCAGCGCGGCCGATGACGCCCGCTTCCACAGCAACATTCGCAACGGTTGGACCATCGAAAGCGATCATTACTCGGTCGTCACCAACAATAGCTTAGAAAGCGGCGCACAGTTGGCTGCCCATTTGGAAGTGCTGTATCAAGTGTGGCGGCAAGCGTTCGTCGGATATTACGCTACGCCGGCGCAAGTGGAACACTGGTTTGCAGCGGCAATACAACCTCCCGCGGCGTCGCCGACGGCAGCGCATCCCACGGATGAACCACAACCGACCGCTTCGCCTACATCTTCCGGCGGCGAATATTTCATTTCGCCTACGACGGAAGGCGTGGGCTCCCACAAATTGCACCAGGTACTTTATTTCCACGACCGGCAGCAGTACATCGAAGCGCTGCATCCATCGCAGCCGCAAATTCAGTTGTCCATTGGCTTCTACTCCGACAACTCCAGGACCGCGTACTTTTTTGCCAGCGACGATCCGTACCCCGGCACGTTGTATCACGAAGCCACGCATCAATTGTTCCGCGAAACTCCGCCCGCCACGGTCGATCCCGGAAGAAAAAACAATTTTTGGATAGTCGAGAGCATTGCGGTGTACATGGAATCGTTCGCCGAGCATCGGCTGTTGGAAGGCGAATCGTATGGATCATACATCACCGTCGGCGGCAAAGATGCCGGTCGGGCTTCCTTGGCACATGTGCATGTAGTCGACGACGGTTTTTACGTGCCTCTGCGAGAACTGGCCTCGCTGAGCATGCTCGATTTTCAGCACCAGCCCCAAATCAAGTCGATTTACAGCCAAATTGCCGGACAGGCGTTGTTTTTCATGCATGCCGACGGGGCGCGGTATCGCCCGGCCCTGATGAACTATTTGCTGGCCGTGTACACCGGACGTGCTAGTCCCGATACGCTGGAACGATTGACCGGCCAGAAGTTCGAACAGCTCGATCAGCAATATCGCCAGTTCATGCAGTGAATTTCGAGATCGACTGATAGCGTTACGCAAATGCATCGGGCGTGTGAACGTGCTCCGGCCGTACGCCCAGGCCAACTAACCGAGCGGGAATGCGGCGCAAACGAGGCCAACGCCGCAGCCAGCGCACAATCCGCGGCGGCTTAAGCGCTTGCTGAGCGGATAGCGCCCGGCTCATCACCCGATCTTGCACAAACACTTGTGCCCGTTGCGTGACCCAGGTGGGAAACTCGCGCCGCCGTTGCACACGGTGCAAATCGATGTTCTTCAGGGCTTTTTCGCGCAGCGGTTGGGCCAGCAAATTGGCCGCAGCCACGGCATCTTGTATGGCCATGTTGATGCCCACGCCGCCAATGGGCGACATGGCATGGGCGGCATCGCCAATGCACAGCAAGCCCGGCCGGTACCAACGTTCCAGGCGGTCAACTTTCACGGTCAGCAGCCGAATGTCGTCCCAACTGCGCAGCTCGTTCACGCGCTCCCCCAGGAACGGCGAAATTTCCAAAATCTGTTGGCGAAACGCTTCCAAGCCGCGCTGGCGGATTTCGTCGTAGCCACCTTTGGGAATCACATACGCGCATTGCCAATACTGGTCGCGGTACAGCATCACAAAAATTTGCCCGTTGTTGAAGCGACCGAGCGGAACAAACGGATCATCTGCGTGGCGGGAAATGCGCATCCACAGCACGTCAATGGCCGAACCGTATTCGCGCACCGTTAGGCCGGCTCGTTGGCGGATGATCGAATGCCGCCCATCGCAGCCGACGGTTAGGCCAGCCCGCACTTCCAGCGATCCAGCCGGCGTTTGAGCGCGGATGCCGACGACCCGGTCGTCAGCTTCGATCAGTTCTTTGGCGTCCGCCTGCATTCGTAAATGAAACGTGGGGAAGCCGCGCGCATGCTCCGCTAAAAAATTCAAGAAATCCCATTGCGGCATCAGGGCGATAAACTTACACTGCGTCGGCAGGAAGCGGAAATCGGCAACGATGGTTTCAAATTTACCGACGAAGCCGTGCAGTTCTTGCACTTCCTGATGCGGTCGCTGGAGAAAGTCGTCGAGCAAGCCCAGTTCGTAAATCACCTCCAACGTGGACGGATGCACCGTGTCACCGCGGAAATCGCGCAGAAAATCGGCGTGCTTTTCCAGCACCATCACGTCGACGCCAGCCCGAGCCAACAAATAACCCAGCATCATTCCGGCCGGGCCGCCACCGACAATGCAGCAACCGGTTTCGACATGTTCCGTCGCAGCATCGGCAGCAATCATAGCAGCATCCTTTCTATCAGAAGCCTATACCGCGACGGCCGGTGTGGCGACGGGCAAAGCTCCGAATTTCCGTGGCCGAATTTTAACCGGCGTGCGCCTCCATGAACCACCTTCTGCGAAAGCGATGCAAACCCACTACCGTGTGTCGGCGGTCACGTAATTGCCGGAGGTAACGTTGAATTCAATCTCCTCCACGGTGCGGGCCGCAAGTTCTCGCACGCGCGGATCGCCGTCGTTCAAAAGCGGCAACAAGCTGGTCAATGAATCGGGACCAAATTTTACCAGTGTGCGGCTGGCGTCGCTGCGCAAGTAAGCGTCCGGGTCGCGCATTCGCTGCACCAGCGCTTCCATCGCCGGCTTGGCGGCCGGGCCCATGGCTTCCAGCGCTTCAATTGCCGCTTGCCGCACATCGGTGTTGCAATCCCAGAGCAATTGAATTAACGGATGAATCGCATCAGTCGGCACCGTTTTCATTTCGATGAACGTGCGCGCCGCCAATTCGCGCACCCGAGGATCGCGATCTTGCAACGCGGCAATCACGCTGGGCACCGCCACGGTGTTAAGCTTGGTGAGCGTGCGAGAAGCGTCTGCCCGCAG
The window above is part of the Pirellulales bacterium genome. Proteins encoded here:
- a CDS encoding HEAT repeat domain-containing protein encodes the protein MKSFIAFASVGLIWISLAVAPVHAQLPAYSGGSASQWYSANDEGSIRVATLVAKALAQTLYDPNIDVRQAAIGALEAMEVNAAPVVADIAQRLRDVDAYLRADASRTLTKLNTVAVPSVIAALQDRDPRVRELAARTFIEMKTVPTDAIHPLIQLLWDCNTDVRQAAIEALEAMGPAAKPAMEALVQRMRDPDAYLRSDASRTLVKFGPDSLTSLLPLLNDGDPRVRELAARTVEEIEFNVTSGNYVTADTR
- a CDS encoding PEP-CTERM sorting domain-containing protein (PEP-CTERM proteins occur, often in large numbers, in the proteomes of bacteria that also encode an exosortase, a predicted intramembrane cysteine proteinase. The presence of a PEP-CTERM domain at a protein's C-terminus predicts cleavage within the sorting domain, followed by covalent anchoring to some some component of the (usually Gram-negative) cell surface. Many PEP-CTERM proteins exhibit an unusual sequence composition that includes large numbers of potential glycosylation sites. Expression of one such protein has been shown restore the ability of a bacterium to form floc, a type of biofilm.), whose amino-acid sequence is MKLPKILSLAILSAAVVSFTASAQATLISGWGAETGNNNGTVNDTTGTLGAGTFNTTTPTGNLTPRALLPSTLTLTNVGDEIVLSGQVQMAAGINGNDSFRFWLVNSNGNATGTLASGLWSGATITGWLGYGAEIANLVNNNGNTILVRRTNPNTGGWFSGTGATTILTNGSASLNAAATYNFNLTLTMASATSVNVAYSFADTGSLISLSGNTTDSTASTLSYNAIGFLENTSSGGAATYSNVDVTYIAVPEPASLLLLSLSGVGLGLAARRRSCKQAC
- a CDS encoding FAD-dependent oxidoreductase, with amino-acid sequence MIAADAATEHVETGCCIVGGGPAGMMLGYLLARAGVDVMVLEKHADFLRDFRGDTVHPSTLEVIYELGLLDDFLQRPHQEVQELHGFVGKFETIVADFRFLPTQCKFIALMPQWDFLNFLAEHARGFPTFHLRMQADAKELIEADDRVVGIRAQTPAGSLEVRAGLTVGCDGRHSIIRQRAGLTVREYGSAIDVLWMRISRHADDPFVPLGRFNNGQIFVMLYRDQYWQCAYVIPKGGYDEIRQRGLEAFRQQILEISPFLGERVNELRSWDDIRLLTVKVDRLERWYRPGLLCIGDAAHAMSPIGGVGINMAIQDAVAAANLLAQPLREKALKNIDLHRVQRRREFPTWVTQRAQVFVQDRVMSRALSAQQALKPPRIVRWLRRWPRLRRIPARLVGLGVRPEHVHTPDAFA
- a CDS encoding sugar phosphate isomerase/epimerase — its product is MARPVTLFTGQWADLPLETMTRKAGEFGYDGLELACWGDHFEVDKAVSDSGYCKRKRELLEKNDLQLFAISSHLVGQAVCDNIDARHKAILPPHVWGDGNPEAVNRRAADELKNTAKAAQKLGVSVVNGFTGSSIWHLLYSFPPTPSAMIDDGFQQFAQRWNPILDVFAECGVRFALEVHPTEIAFDIYTAQRALQAIGKREEFGFNFDPSHLLWQGIDPVEFIRAFPDRIYHVHVKDAITLLDGRTGILGSHLNFGDPRRGWEFRSPGRGAVNFEEIIRALNQAGYNGPLSVEWEDSGMDREHGAREACEFVKKLDFTPSKLQFDAAFEKK